A stretch of Ferribacterium limneticum DNA encodes these proteins:
- a CDS encoding MBL fold metallo-hydrolase, producing MRYAIVPVTPFEQNCTVFWCENTRQAVVIDPGGDIERIRRLLEDEKLTLAKILVTHGHIDHAGGVAALAEQTGVAIEGPHEEDRFWIEGMPQQSKMFGFPNVRSFEPNRWLKAGDKVTFGEVELDVLHCPGHTPGHVVFFHAPSRLAQVGDVLFQGSIGRTDFPRGDHDTLIRSITEQLFPLGDDIDFIPGHGPMSTFGEERKYNPFLSGRFG from the coding sequence ATGCGCTACGCCATTGTTCCCGTCACGCCTTTTGAACAGAATTGCACCGTTTTCTGGTGCGAGAACACCCGCCAGGCGGTAGTGATCGACCCCGGTGGCGATATTGAGCGCATCCGGCGTCTGCTCGAAGACGAGAAATTGACGCTGGCCAAGATTCTCGTCACCCACGGCCATATCGACCATGCCGGCGGCGTTGCCGCGCTGGCCGAGCAGACCGGGGTGGCCATCGAAGGCCCGCATGAAGAAGATCGCTTCTGGATCGAAGGCATGCCGCAACAGAGCAAAATGTTCGGCTTCCCGAATGTCCGTAGCTTCGAACCGAATCGCTGGTTGAAAGCCGGCGACAAGGTGACGTTTGGCGAGGTTGAACTCGATGTCCTGCATTGCCCCGGCCACACGCCCGGCCACGTCGTTTTCTTCCATGCCCCGAGCCGGCTGGCGCAGGTCGGTGATGTGCTGTTTCAGGGCTCGATCGGTCGTACCGATTTCCCGCGCGGCGACCATGACACGCTGATCCGTTCAATCACGGAACAACTCTTCCCGCTGGGCGATGACATCGATTTCATCCCCGGCCACGGCCCGATGTCGACCTTTGGCGAAGAGCGCAAGTACAACCCCTTCCTCAGCGGCCGCTTCGGTTGA
- a CDS encoding spermine/spermidine synthase domain-containing protein yields MRPKRQTPQHSVDISEEAGVRHLHFGSDWIQGAMRIARPWSLELAYTREMMAGLLLRQQPHWPRQALLIGLGAGSLAKYIYRYLPECRMTIVEINPQVEFIARQYFKLPDDPRRLDVTIGCGADYMLGGDRRFDLILIDGYDPEGRAGVLDTEPFYQACRSRLSDDGLCGFNLLGWNKGFQGSVERIRSAFDGRVAVFPSCDSGNTIAFATGGNPVDVSLDDMRARATQLKKETRLDLLPTISRIQFSYPLPDGHLRI; encoded by the coding sequence ATGCGACCCAAAAGACAAACCCCTCAGCACTCGGTCGATATCAGCGAAGAAGCAGGCGTGCGCCATCTGCACTTCGGCTCCGACTGGATCCAGGGCGCCATGCGCATTGCCCGCCCGTGGTCGCTGGAACTGGCTTACACCCGCGAAATGATGGCCGGGCTCCTGCTCCGCCAGCAGCCGCACTGGCCGCGCCAGGCGCTGTTGATCGGGCTCGGCGCCGGTTCGCTGGCCAAGTACATCTACCGTTACTTGCCCGAGTGCCGGATGACCATCGTCGAAATCAATCCGCAGGTGGAATTCATTGCCCGGCAGTACTTCAAGCTGCCGGACGACCCGCGCCGCCTGGATGTCACGATCGGTTGTGGTGCCGACTACATGCTGGGCGGCGACCGCCGCTTCGACCTGATCCTGATTGACGGCTACGATCCGGAAGGACGGGCCGGGGTGCTGGATACGGAACCGTTCTACCAGGCCTGTCGCAGCCGACTGAGTGACGACGGTCTGTGCGGCTTTAACCTGCTTGGCTGGAACAAGGGGTTTCAGGGGAGTGTCGAACGCATCCGTAGTGCCTTCGATGGGCGAGTCGCCGTTTTCCCCTCGTGCGACAGCGGCAACACCATCGCCTTCGCGACCGGCGGCAATCCGGTCGATGTCTCGCTCGACGACATGCGGGCCCGAGCCACGCAACTGAAAAAAGAGACCCGGCTCGACCTGTTACCGACCATCAGCCGGATACAGTTCTCGTATCCCTTGCCAGATGGGCATCTCCGCATCTGA
- a CDS encoding MFS transporter translates to MNASNASWRTPLVILTIGCIILTLSMGVRHTAGLFLQPMTTDHGWSRETYSFAFAIQNLVWGLASPFAGAIADRHGAGRTVVGAAVLYVIGLVLMSQAGTPLSLDLSAGVLIGLGLSGTTFAVIMGVIGRHTTPEKRSLALGIASAGGSLGQFAVLPIGQMLISTYGWQSALVLLACGVGLIAPLAYAMADGHKPSAGAGQSVAEALREASGERSFHYLFWGYFVCGFQTAFIMLHLPSYLVDSGMSANVGMTAVALIGLFNIFGSFIFGWGGGRSSKKNLLVLIYGLRAVAILIFMLVPLTTAVAWAFAAVIGLLWLGTVPLTNGLIAQIFGLRYMSMLTGVVFLGHQLGSFLGAWLGGRIFDETGSYSLAWSLSIGLSVLATLCSWPINEKPLVRQGAAA, encoded by the coding sequence ATGAACGCAAGCAATGCCTCCTGGCGCACCCCGCTGGTCATCCTGACCATCGGCTGCATCATCCTGACCCTGTCGATGGGGGTTCGCCATACGGCGGGACTCTTCCTGCAGCCGATGACGACCGATCATGGCTGGAGCCGCGAAACCTACTCCTTCGCCTTCGCCATCCAGAATCTGGTCTGGGGGCTGGCCTCGCCCTTTGCCGGAGCCATTGCCGACCGCCATGGCGCGGGGCGTACGGTGGTTGGTGCGGCAGTGCTCTATGTGATCGGCCTGGTCCTGATGTCGCAGGCCGGCACGCCGCTCAGCCTTGATCTTTCGGCCGGCGTCCTGATCGGCCTTGGCCTGTCGGGAACGACCTTCGCCGTGATCATGGGCGTCATCGGGCGGCACACGACACCGGAAAAGCGCAGTCTCGCGCTTGGTATCGCCAGTGCTGGCGGTTCGCTCGGCCAGTTCGCCGTGCTGCCGATCGGGCAGATGCTGATCTCCACCTATGGCTGGCAGAGCGCCCTGGTGTTGCTGGCTTGCGGCGTCGGGCTGATTGCGCCGCTGGCCTACGCCATGGCCGATGGCCACAAGCCCTCCGCCGGCGCCGGGCAGTCGGTGGCCGAGGCGCTGCGCGAAGCAAGCGGCGAGCGCAGTTTTCATTACCTGTTCTGGGGCTACTTTGTCTGCGGCTTCCAGACGGCCTTCATCATGCTGCACCTGCCGTCCTATCTGGTCGATTCAGGCATGTCGGCCAATGTCGGCATGACAGCCGTGGCGCTGATCGGCCTGTTCAACATCTTCGGCTCGTTCATTTTCGGCTGGGGGGGCGGGCGATCAAGCAAGAAAAATCTGCTGGTGCTGATCTACGGGCTGCGTGCCGTGGCGATCCTGATTTTCATGCTGGTGCCGCTGACGACGGCCGTCGCGTGGGCGTTTGCGGCGGTGATCGGCCTGCTCTGGCTGGGCACGGTGCCGCTGACCAATGGCCTGATCGCCCAGATATTCGGGCTGCGCTACATGTCGATGCTTACTGGCGTGGTCTTCCTTGGCCACCAGTTGGGCAGCTTTCTGGGGGCCTGGCTGGGCGGGCGGATCTTTGACGAGACCGGCTCCTACTCGCTGGCCTGGTCGCTGTCGATCGGACTGTCGGTGCTGGCGACCCTGTGTTCTTGGCCGATCAACGAAAAACCGCTGGTCCGTCAGGGGGCTGCCGCTTGA
- a CDS encoding methyl-accepting chemotaxis protein, whose translation MATIAALVVVFSVMTLIVQQKADNAAIAVAEANLAHEAKLMASMLDSLFESVKERGDDESRFFLKYLAIQPEPGSGLVKTGDVDLPAVKLGNEVLNGNDRQLKAFRELTGSDAAFLIVRDNKVYRLATLLKDKEGKAMNGVPLPDGDPVAKALLAGQDYQGLAIRGGKYNFSTVKFLKSADGKPWLAYSVRISLDKEMKRIRDQFGKIVAGKTGYVYIVRPTDEKGIGEFVMHPKFQEQQIGQIDLPEATRTILRQILERKDGLFRYSMADGNNASREKIIYAATSPAWGWTVGTGSWLDEYLEESHALRNLLILVSIVAALVLATMVYLLVSIRLRSLGQMVQEVERISQGDLRAVVQGAVPGSRNEVHVIAQAFNQMAESMRSLVRGVSSSSSQVAVAANELQDAANSALTASEQASVSASGIAASVEELSVSITHVADNANQAAQISEDAKGVTGSGREVVYRAMTELERVAGDINESAALIQSLGERSKQISSVVGVIREIADQTNLLALNAAIEAARAGEQGRGFAVVADEVRKLAERTSLSTQEISTTVHAILEETGRAVQRMQDVSTNMSGSVGMARQAGDSLEIIDQRAQQTVEVVHGIADSTREQSSASQEIARLVENIAQAAEGSNSRAMRNSERAQNLQRLAADLQAQLARFTT comes from the coding sequence TTGGCGACCATTGCGGCATTGGTCGTCGTCTTTTCGGTGATGACCCTGATCGTTCAGCAGAAGGCTGACAATGCCGCGATTGCGGTGGCCGAGGCCAATCTGGCGCATGAGGCCAAGCTGATGGCGAGCATGCTCGATTCGCTTTTTGAATCCGTAAAAGAGCGCGGCGACGACGAATCGCGCTTCTTCCTGAAGTACCTGGCCATTCAACCCGAGCCTGGCAGCGGTCTGGTCAAGACTGGCGATGTGGATCTTCCTGCCGTCAAGCTGGGCAACGAAGTCCTGAATGGCAACGATCGGCAACTGAAGGCCTTTCGTGAGCTGACCGGGAGCGATGCCGCCTTTCTGATTGTCCGCGACAACAAGGTTTATCGCCTGGCTACCCTGCTCAAGGATAAGGAAGGCAAGGCCATGAATGGTGTGCCCCTGCCCGATGGCGATCCGGTGGCCAAGGCGCTGCTGGCTGGTCAGGATTACCAGGGGCTGGCGATCCGGGGCGGCAAATACAACTTCAGTACCGTCAAATTCCTGAAGAGCGCGGATGGCAAGCCATGGCTGGCCTATTCGGTGCGTATCTCCCTGGACAAGGAGATGAAGCGTATTCGCGACCAGTTCGGCAAAATCGTCGCCGGCAAGACCGGCTATGTTTACATCGTCCGCCCGACCGACGAGAAGGGGATAGGCGAGTTCGTCATGCACCCGAAGTTCCAGGAGCAACAGATCGGCCAGATCGATTTGCCCGAAGCTACGCGGACCATACTGCGTCAGATACTGGAGCGGAAAGATGGGCTTTTCCGGTATTCGATGGCCGATGGCAACAATGCGTCGCGGGAAAAAATCATCTATGCCGCCACCTCCCCGGCCTGGGGATGGACCGTTGGCACCGGCAGCTGGCTGGACGAATATCTTGAGGAAAGCCATGCCCTGCGCAATCTGCTGATCCTTGTCAGCATCGTGGCCGCCCTGGTGCTGGCGACGATGGTCTATCTGCTGGTCAGTATCCGCCTGCGTTCGCTGGGACAGATGGTTCAGGAGGTCGAACGCATCAGCCAGGGGGATTTGCGGGCCGTGGTGCAGGGGGCGGTGCCGGGTAGTCGCAATGAGGTTCATGTCATCGCCCAGGCTTTCAACCAGATGGCGGAAAGCATGCGCAGCCTGGTGCGTGGCGTTTCGTCGTCGTCTTCGCAGGTGGCGGTCGCGGCCAACGAGTTGCAGGATGCCGCCAATTCGGCGCTCACCGCGTCCGAGCAGGCCTCTGTTTCGGCATCGGGCATCGCTGCGTCGGTCGAGGAATTGTCGGTCAGCATCACGCATGTGGCCGACAATGCCAACCAGGCGGCCCAGATTTCTGAAGATGCCAAAGGAGTCACCGGCTCGGGACGCGAGGTGGTCTATCGCGCCATGACTGAACTGGAGCGTGTGGCAGGCGACATCAACGAATCGGCAGCCCTGATCCAGTCGCTTGGCGAACGCTCGAAGCAGATTTCCAGTGTCGTTGGCGTCATTCGCGAGATCGCCGACCAGACCAATCTGCTGGCCCTCAACGCTGCCATCGAGGCGGCCCGGGCTGGTGAGCAGGGGCGCGGTTTCGCCGTTGTGGCCGATGAAGTGCGCAAGCTGGCCGAGCGGACCTCATTGTCGACCCAGGAAATTTCGACCACCGTCCACGCCATCCTGGAAGAGACCGGGCGGGCCGTTCAGCGGATGCAGGACGTCAGCACCAACATGAGCGGTAGCGTCGGCATGGCGCGGCAGGCGGGAGATTCGCTGGAGATTATCGATCAGCGGGCGCAGCAGACCGTCGAAGTGGTGCACGGGATTGCCGACAGTACGCGCGAGCAGAGTTCGGCCAGCCAGGAGATTGCCCGTTTGGTCGAAAACATCGCCCAGGCCGCCGAAGGCAGCAACAGCCGCGCGATGCGCAACAGCGAGCGAGCGCAGAATCTGCAGCGTCTGGCGGCCGATCTGCAGGCGCAGTTGGCTCGCTTTACCACCTGA
- a CDS encoding type IV pili methyl-accepting chemotaxis transducer N-terminal domain-containing protein codes for MTWMLAFSGKLSHKIIGMLVVFFLVATSAIGLTLLISWQLEGVAAAINDAGSQRMRTYRIGHLMARGLEARAQEPTVGAALEEELKHFDKVLRDLQLGDPIRPLSPPRNYEVQDRLSDVGKAWQAKVRPLVSRYLAGARAERENAADGFAAEIEPFVSNINELVLAMERSYAYDTNLLRSVQVALVFLAILGTVLLIRYFSRLVIRPVGVLHAGMQRMTGNDLTVRVPVASDDELGGLAAGFNQMAEHLETAYGTLEHRVEAETRRLAQRNRELGILYEMTSLLSEPAPLEALCEDFLDRIKTKLGADAGAVRLYLPQTEKLYLMTHDGLSDEFVANEGEINCGDCLCGDVFQSSRPAAFATINPPESMRLRTCIREGFATATAFSILCDKQRLGVYNLYFRQPQALSEQEMHLLETLGHHLGVAIENQRLKSREKELAVSEERNLLAQELHDSIAQGLAFLNIQVQLLQDSLRKGRAEEAMQTAGQLREGVQESYDDVRELLVHFRTRVHQSDLDSAINAALEKFEGQTGIKTEFDRLGPTVPMPPTDEIQVMHIVQESLSNIRKHAKASHVRVVVNQDMAQSRITIQDDGVGFDPQNDPNCQSDRHVGLQIMRERAHRIGGECRITSKPGEGACVTLNLPKENRETV; via the coding sequence ATGACCTGGATGTTGGCCTTCTCCGGCAAACTCTCGCACAAAATCATTGGCATGCTGGTCGTCTTCTTCCTTGTCGCGACCTCGGCCATTGGTCTGACCCTGCTCATTTCCTGGCAGCTGGAAGGGGTTGCTGCGGCGATCAACGACGCCGGTAGCCAGCGCATGCGGACTTACCGCATCGGCCACCTGATGGCCCGGGGGCTGGAAGCCAGGGCGCAGGAGCCGACGGTCGGTGCCGCGCTGGAGGAAGAGCTCAAGCACTTCGACAAGGTGCTGCGCGATTTGCAACTGGGTGACCCGATACGCCCCCTGTCGCCGCCGCGCAATTACGAAGTTCAGGATCGCCTGTCCGATGTCGGCAAGGCCTGGCAGGCCAAGGTTCGCCCCCTGGTGTCGCGCTATCTGGCCGGCGCTCGGGCCGAACGGGAAAATGCGGCGGATGGCTTTGCTGCCGAGATCGAACCCTTCGTCAGCAACATCAACGAACTGGTGCTGGCCATGGAGCGCAGCTACGCCTACGACACCAACCTGCTGCGCAGCGTCCAGGTGGCGCTGGTCTTTCTGGCCATCCTGGGCACGGTGCTCCTGATCCGCTATTTCAGCCGCCTGGTGATTCGTCCGGTGGGCGTTTTGCACGCCGGCATGCAAAGGATGACCGGCAACGATCTGACGGTGCGTGTGCCAGTCGCCAGCGACGACGAACTGGGCGGGCTGGCGGCAGGCTTCAACCAGATGGCCGAGCATCTGGAGACGGCCTACGGCACGCTGGAGCACCGCGTCGAAGCAGAAACCCGCCGCCTGGCGCAGCGCAATCGGGAATTGGGGATTCTCTATGAGATGACCTCACTCCTGAGCGAGCCGGCGCCGCTGGAGGCCCTGTGCGAGGACTTTCTCGACCGCATCAAGACGAAGCTGGGTGCGGACGCCGGCGCCGTGCGCCTGTATCTGCCGCAGACTGAAAAACTGTACCTGATGACCCACGATGGTCTGTCTGATGAGTTTGTCGCCAACGAGGGCGAGATCAATTGCGGCGATTGCCTCTGCGGGGACGTCTTCCAGAGCTCCCGGCCGGCCGCCTTTGCCACGATCAATCCGCCCGAGAGCATGCGGCTACGGACCTGTATCCGCGAAGGCTTCGCCACCGCAACGGCTTTCAGCATCCTGTGCGACAAGCAGCGTCTGGGCGTCTATAACCTCTATTTCCGCCAGCCGCAGGCCTTGTCAGAGCAGGAAATGCATCTGCTCGAAACGCTGGGGCATCACCTTGGCGTGGCCATCGAGAATCAGCGCCTCAAATCCCGCGAGAAGGAACTGGCGGTTTCCGAAGAACGCAACCTGCTGGCGCAGGAATTGCACGATTCGATTGCTCAGGGCCTGGCCTTTCTCAATATCCAGGTGCAACTGCTGCAGGATTCGCTGCGCAAGGGCAGAGCCGAGGAGGCCATGCAAACGGCTGGCCAGTTGCGCGAGGGCGTGCAGGAAAGTTATGACGATGTCCGCGAGCTGCTGGTTCATTTTCGGACCCGCGTGCATCAATCCGACCTCGATTCAGCCATCAATGCAGCGCTGGAAAAGTTCGAGGGGCAGACCGGCATCAAGACCGAGTTCGACCGCCTTGGGCCGACCGTGCCGATGCCGCCGACCGACGAAATCCAGGTCATGCACATCGTCCAGGAATCGCTGTCCAATATCCGCAAGCACGCCAAGGCAAGCCATGTGCGGGTGGTGGTCAATCAGGACATGGCGCAGAGCCGGATCACCATTCAGGATGACGGGGTCGGCTTCGATCCGCAGAACGACCCCAATTGCCAGTCGGACCGCCACGTCGGCCTGCAGATCATGCGTGAACGGGCACACCGCATCGGGGGCGAATGTCGGATAACATCCAAACCGGGCGAGGGGGCTTGTGTCACCCTCAACCTGCCGAAAGAAAATAGGGAGACCGTCTGA
- a CDS encoding HDOD domain-containing protein, whose translation MLDHPLPDIESWTLLFSNNGLPVLRVTKRRIEEMRADLDRVDARELARLILQDPIMTVRVLAYIQPMHGRALQRDITTIASAVMMAGIEPFFRHFDELFTIEDQLKGAGPQALLGVLQIIRRAQRAADYAQEWAIWRHDINMEEVRIAALLHDLAEILVWCSAPPLGLKILEQQKAHPTMRSADAQKNTLGFTFFEIQLELCRAWHLPELLQRLIDDEHAENPRVKNATLAVRLARHSSHGWNDPALPDDYTDIGQLLNITPEAVRQRLGLEPMPAREADGQDAD comes from the coding sequence ATGCTCGACCACCCGCTGCCGGATATCGAATCCTGGACCCTGCTGTTCAGCAATAACGGTCTGCCTGTCCTGCGGGTTACCAAGCGGCGAATCGAAGAAATGCGCGCCGATCTCGACCGCGTCGATGCCCGCGAACTGGCCCGGCTGATCCTGCAGGATCCGATCATGACGGTACGGGTGCTGGCCTATATCCAGCCAATGCATGGCCGCGCCTTGCAGCGGGATATCACGACCATCGCCAGCGCCGTGATGATGGCCGGCATCGAACCCTTCTTCCGGCACTTCGATGAGTTATTCACGATTGAAGATCAACTCAAGGGGGCTGGTCCGCAAGCGCTGCTCGGCGTCCTGCAGATTATCCGCCGTGCCCAGCGCGCTGCCGACTACGCGCAGGAATGGGCCATCTGGCGCCACGACATCAATATGGAAGAGGTGCGCATTGCTGCGCTGCTGCACGATCTGGCCGAAATCCTGGTGTGGTGTTCCGCCCCCCCACTCGGCCTGAAAATTCTCGAACAGCAAAAAGCCCATCCGACGATGCGCAGTGCCGACGCCCAGAAAAACACCCTGGGTTTCACCTTCTTCGAAATCCAGCTGGAACTCTGTCGCGCCTGGCACCTGCCGGAATTGCTGCAGCGACTGATCGACGACGAGCACGCCGAGAACCCGCGGGTCAAGAATGCCACCCTGGCTGTCCGCCTGGCGCGACATTCGTCGCATGGCTGGAACGACCCGGCACTGCCCGACGATTACACGGATATCGGCCAGTTGCTGAACATCACGCCTGAGGCCGTCCGCCAGCGCCTCGGCCTTGAGCCGATGCCGGCCCGCGAGGCCGACGGCCAGGACGCCGACTGA
- a CDS encoding ATP-binding cassette domain-containing protein yields the protein MPYLKLSSACLAYGHVPLLDHADFLLDPGERVALIGRNGTGKSSLLAAMAAGSGRGRLDDGEVWAQPGIRVGYVPQEPPFDAESTVFEAVISGMGENATLLAEYHEVSHQLGEPDADHDTLLNRMSELQHELEARGAWAYEAQAERVIERFGLDPDARVGSLSGGQKKRLALAQALAVAPEVLLLDEPTNHLDIAAIEWLENLLIESGVTLFFITHDRSFLDRVCTRIVELDRGKLASFPGSFKEYQLRKEAQLHEEGLANARADKLLKEEEIWIRKGVEARRTRAVFRVQRLDQLRAERQARRERMGKVNLQLDSGDKSGKLVAELEHVFKSYGEKPIVRDFSTRIQRGDKIGLIGPNGAGKTTLLRLILDEIKPDSGIVRQGTKMDIAYFDQFRTQLDPNSTLADVISPGSDWVDIGGARKHVIGYLEDFLFAPERARSPVSSLSGGERNRLLLARLFAKPANVLVLDEPTNDLDIETLELLEELLQTYEGTLFLVSHDRTFIDNVVTQTIAAEGDGVWKEYAGGYTDWATYKASVAKETPKAKAEAKPAAKAAAKAAEPVKAVEPAKPKGEKLSWKEQRELEELPGKIAGLEAEQAELGKRLADASLYQSDPAAAQKVSERLAAIDDELMVLLERWEGLEARAGNPV from the coding sequence ATGCCCTACCTAAAACTCTCCTCTGCCTGCCTTGCCTACGGCCATGTGCCGCTTCTCGATCACGCCGATTTCCTGCTCGATCCGGGTGAAAGGGTGGCCCTGATCGGTCGTAACGGCACCGGCAAATCCTCTTTGCTCGCCGCAATGGCGGCCGGTAGCGGGCGCGGGCGGCTGGACGACGGCGAAGTCTGGGCGCAGCCCGGCATTCGCGTCGGCTACGTGCCGCAGGAACCGCCTTTCGACGCCGAATCGACGGTCTTCGAGGCGGTGATTTCCGGCATGGGCGAAAACGCGACCCTGCTGGCGGAATACCACGAGGTCTCGCACCAGCTGGGCGAGCCGGATGCCGACCACGACACCCTGCTCAACCGCATGTCGGAACTGCAGCACGAACTCGAGGCGCGCGGCGCCTGGGCCTACGAGGCGCAGGCCGAGCGCGTCATCGAGCGTTTCGGGCTGGACCCGGACGCCAGGGTTGGCAGCCTGTCCGGCGGTCAGAAGAAGCGTCTGGCCCTGGCCCAGGCCCTGGCGGTCGCGCCCGAGGTGCTGCTGCTCGACGAACCGACCAACCACCTCGACATCGCCGCCATCGAATGGCTGGAAAACCTGCTGATCGAATCGGGCGTCACGCTGTTTTTCATCACCCACGACCGCTCCTTTCTCGACCGCGTGTGCACCCGCATCGTCGAACTCGATCGCGGCAAGCTGGCCAGTTTTCCCGGTAGCTTCAAGGAATACCAACTGCGCAAAGAGGCGCAACTGCACGAGGAAGGCCTGGCCAACGCGCGGGCCGACAAGCTGCTCAAGGAAGAAGAAATCTGGATTCGCAAGGGCGTCGAAGCGCGGCGGACGCGCGCCGTATTCCGTGTCCAGCGGCTCGATCAACTGCGGGCTGAGCGTCAGGCGCGGCGCGAGCGGATGGGCAAGGTCAATCTGCAACTCGATTCCGGCGACAAGAGCGGCAAACTGGTGGCCGAGCTGGAGCATGTCTTCAAGTCCTACGGTGAAAAGCCGATCGTTCGCGATTTTTCAACCCGCATCCAGCGCGGCGACAAGATCGGCCTGATCGGCCCCAACGGCGCCGGCAAGACGACGCTGCTGCGTTTGATTCTCGACGAAATCAAGCCGGATTCCGGCATCGTGCGCCAGGGCACGAAAATGGATATCGCCTATTTCGACCAGTTCCGCACCCAGCTCGACCCGAATTCGACGCTGGCCGACGTTATTTCGCCGGGCTCGGACTGGGTTGATATCGGCGGCGCCCGCAAGCACGTGATCGGTTACCTCGAAGACTTCCTGTTCGCGCCGGAGCGCGCCCGGTCACCGGTCAGTTCGCTCTCCGGCGGTGAGCGCAACCGGCTGCTGCTGGCCCGCCTGTTTGCCAAGCCGGCCAACGTGCTGGTGCTCGACGAGCCGACCAACGACCTCGACATCGAAACCCTGGAACTGCTCGAAGAGCTGCTGCAGACCTACGAAGGCACGCTGTTCCTGGTCAGCCATGACCGGACTTTCATCGACAACGTGGTCACCCAGACCATCGCCGCCGAAGGCGACGGCGTCTGGAAGGAATACGCCGGCGGCTACACCGACTGGGCGACCTACAAGGCCAGCGTGGCCAAAGAAACGCCGAAGGCCAAGGCGGAAGCCAAGCCCGCCGCCAAGGCAGCCGCCAAGGCAGCCGAGCCCGTCAAGGCCGTCGAACCGGCCAAGCCGAAAGGCGAAAAACTGTCGTGGAAAGAACAGCGTGAGCTGGAAGAGCTGCCCGGCAAGATCGCCGGCCTGGAAGCCGAGCAGGCCGAACTGGGCAAGCGTCTCGCCGATGCTTCGCTCTACCAAAGCGATCCGGCTGCCGCGCAAAAGGTCTCCGAGCGGCTGGCCGCGATTGACGACGAATTGATGGTGCTGCTCGAACGCTGGGAAGGGCTCGAAGCACGCGCCGGGAACCCGGTGTAA
- a CDS encoding response regulator has product MSEKIRVLLVDDHTLFRSGIKSLLQRNEDFEVVGEAGDGLEGIKRVRSLKPDVALLDLHMPGVSGLEAVKVIAEEMPEVRVLMLTVSEDAQDLMDALRAGASGYLLKNIETDTLIDAIRRAAQGESIVSQQMTAKLIQGVRNPPRNEAAATERDRFSPRERDILASLALGESNKEIARKLDLAESTVKIHVQNIFKKLNMSSRVQVALYAVENGYGQGRHS; this is encoded by the coding sequence ATGAGCGAAAAAATCCGGGTATTGCTGGTCGATGATCACACCTTGTTTCGCAGTGGCATCAAGTCGCTGCTGCAGCGCAACGAGGACTTCGAAGTGGTGGGTGAGGCCGGCGACGGGCTGGAGGGGATCAAGCGTGTCCGCTCGCTGAAGCCCGATGTGGCCCTGCTCGACCTGCACATGCCCGGTGTTTCCGGGCTGGAGGCCGTCAAAGTGATCGCCGAGGAAATGCCGGAAGTCCGCGTCCTGATGCTCACCGTCTCGGAGGATGCGCAGGATCTGATGGATGCCTTGCGGGCCGGCGCCAGCGGCTACCTGCTGAAGAACATCGAAACCGACACGCTGATCGATGCCATTCGGCGGGCAGCGCAGGGCGAGTCGATCGTTTCGCAGCAAATGACGGCAAAACTGATTCAGGGTGTCCGCAACCCGCCGCGGAACGAAGCAGCGGCCACCGAACGGGACCGCTTCTCGCCGCGCGAGCGCGACATCCTGGCCTCACTGGCGCTGGGCGAGAGCAACAAGGAAATCGCCCGCAAACTCGATCTGGCCGAAAGCACCGTCAAGATTCATGTGCAGAACATCTTCAAGAAGCTGAACATGAGCAGCCGCGTCCAAGTTGCGCTATACGCCGTCGAGAACGGTTACGGGCAGGGGCGACACAGCTAG